From Vigna radiata var. radiata cultivar VC1973A unplaced genomic scaffold, Vradiata_ver6 scaffold_215, whole genome shotgun sequence, the proteins below share one genomic window:
- the LOC106778201 gene encoding transcription factor 25 — MSARLMKKVLNEQHHLQQHVSEEEEEENDSEPITRSSINPFDLLNDQDSEPENQENELASSHETLASYDKEESSSLKPTAEVSTSNPKSKKKKKKKTKDNAAAANKTADDKELDLILEDLSLNVNSSAEQPVSAKDKIKSVKQQATSVLKVDPKYLNAENELRRIFGSKVMKSFESNNQASSSRQMRGVRGRVHYNLRKSVLVTPSDNWLRCDDSLSMEFLEMKNGHNYFRYVHSPSYSQSQRAFEAAKAINDINGIASILQHRPYHIDSLLTMAEYFAVLGEQPMSADAIARCLYALECAWHPMFNPLQGSCQLKFKHDTNKPIFAALFTHMKNLNRRGCHRSALEVCKLLLSLDSDDPMGAIFCIDYFALRAEEYAWLEKFSEEYKSDNSIWLFPNFSYSLAICRFYLEREACKDDGMNTEKSSSSDLMKQALMLHPSVIKKLVAKVPLKDRTWTDILNHAFFRSDQTGIPSLDHLINIYVERNYLIWRLPDLQKLLSGAAKTVIETLESNKSEVKDWACVRKEAFSSEKNEYGHLLVSDFSDSLSSIPRENLQQFMGVPRMMEDGMQDENQFANLPGNGHVPRGVANRNALAVLFESMLPWVTYEDREDGEPDDIQHDDHRQDNQ, encoded by the exons ATGTCGGCTCGATTGATGAAGAAGGTTCTGAACGAGCAACACCACCTTCAGCAACACGTGagcgaagaagaagaagaagagaacgATTCTGAGCCCATCACTCGTTCCTCCATCAACCCCTTTGACCTTCTTAACGACCAAGATTCTGAACCCGAAAACCAG GAAAATGAGTTGGCATCCTCCCATGAAACTTTGGCGAGTTATGATAAAGAGGAGTCATCTTCATTGAAACCTACTGCTGAGGTTTCCACATCAAATCCAAAAtcgaagaaaaagaaaaagaagaaaaccaagGATAATGCTGCTGCTGCAAATAAAACGGCAGATGATAAAGAATTGGACTTGATTCTAGAAGATTTATCTCTGAATGTCAACTCGTCGGCTGAGCAACCTGTTTCTGCCAAAGACAAAATTAAGTCTGTTAAACAGCAAGCAACCTCCGTATTGAAAGTGGATCCTAAATATTTGAATGCTGAAAATGAGCTGAGAAGAATATTCGGATCCAAGGTTATGAAATCATTTGAGAGCAATAATCAAGCGAGCAGTTCTAGGCAGATGCGAGGGGTGAGGGGGCGTGTACATTACAATCTTAGAAAGAGTGTTCTTGTCACTCCATCAGACAATTGGCTCCGCTGTGATGACTCTTTGTCCATGGAGTTTCTGGAGATGAAAAATGGACATAACTACTTCAG ATATGTGCACTCGCCATCTTACTCCCAATCTCAGAGAGCATTTGAAGCTGCCAAAGCAATTAATGACATAAATGGCATAGCAAGCATATTACAGCACCGTCCTTATCATATCGATTCCCTTCTAACAATGGCAGAATATTTTGCAGTGCTGGGTGAACAGCCGATGTCTGCAGATGCTATTGCCAGGTGTCTATATGCCCTTGAATGTGCATGGCATCCCATGTTCAATCCACTGCAGGGAAGTTGCCAGTTGAAGTTCAAGCATGATACAAACAAACCTATATTTGCAGCTCTTTTCACTCACATGAAAAATTTGAACAGGCGTGGCTGTCATAGATCTGCCTTAGAGGTCTGCAAGTTGTTGCTTTCCCTGGATTCTGATGATCCTATGGGGGCTATTTTCTGCATTGACTACTTTGCTTTAAGGGCTGAGGAGTATGCATGGCTGGAGAAGTTTTCTGAAGAATATAAAAGTGATAACTCCATTTGGTTGTTTCCAAACTTCTCTTATTCCCTTGCCATTTGTCGGTTTTACCTTGAGCGTGAGGCTTGCAAAGATGATGGTATGAATACTGAAAAGTCTTCTTCATCTGATCTTATGAAACAAGCATTGATGCTTCATCCTTCAGTCATAAAGAAGCTAGTCGCCAAAGTACCATTGAAAGATCGCACATGGACAGATATTCTCAACCATGCCTTTTTCCGATCAGATCAAACAGGAATTCCATCTCTAGATCACttgattaatatatatgttgAGAGAAATTATCTTATATGGAGGCTTCCTGATCTGCAAAAACTTCTTAGTGGTGCCGCGAAAACAGTGATTGAAACACTAGAAAGTAATAAAAGTGAAGTTAAGGATTGGGCTTGTGTCAGAAAAGAAGCATTTTCGTCCGAGAAAAATGA gTATGGACATTTGCTGGTATCTGATTTCTCTGATTCACTTTCATCAATTCCTCGAGAAAATCTTCAACAATTTATGGGTGTTCCAAGGATGATGGAGGACGGTATGCAGGATGAAAACCAATTTGCTAATCTGCCTGGTAATGGCCATGTTCCTCGTGGTGTTGCAAATAGGAATGCACTAGCTGTCTTATTTGAGTCAATGCTACCGTGGGTTACTTACGAAGATAGAGAAGATGGTGAACCTGATGATATCCAACATGACGACCACAGGCAAGACAATCAATGA
- the LOC106778168 gene encoding uncharacterized protein C594.04c, which translates to MSSCRNLKNAVIAFLVPLPSIFFYLSFLNHYDSPNSSSSWSSLWSWCYYHPLVLANTLFFLNVNVLFWVIGVIQSSHWMIDPYWTVIPVMLVHYYATHPLANYDLWRSRIVVLLTWVWSVRLTHNYFRREGWQWGAREDWRFTEMSEQYGKQWWWISFFAVYVSQQMFLIALSLPLYAVHTVSQPLSMWDLAATAICLCGIVIAYFSDTQLYEFVNRNNKLKELGKPVAPVLDSGLWYYCRHPNYFGEQLWWWGLAVFAWNLGLGWTFIGALVNTMCLAYVTKLVEDRMLKKESRAKAFRLYQKTTSVWIPWFKSSPSGVKNKNV; encoded by the exons ATGTCAAGTTGTCGCAATTTGAAGAACGCTGTGATAGCATTTTTGGTTCCACTTCCCTCCATCTTCTTCTACCTCTCATTTCTCAACCACTACGACTCACCAAATTCTTCATCATCTTGGTCAAGTTTGTGGTCATGGTGCTATTACCACCCTCTTGTATTAGCCAACactctcttcttcctcaacgTCAATGTTCTCTTCTGGGTCATAGGCGTAATCCAGTCCAGCCACTGG ATGATTGACCCCTATTGGACTGTGATACCTGTGATGCTTGTTCATTACTATGCCACTCACCCTTTGGCTAATTATGATTTGTGGAGGTCGAGGATCGTGGTTTTATTGACTTGGGTGTGGAGTGTGAGGCTCACTCATAACTATTTCAGGAGAGAAGGGTGGCAGTGGGGTGCCAGAGAAGACTGGCGTTTCACTGAGATGAGTGAACAGTACGGAAAGCAATGGTGGTGGATTTCATTCTTTGCAGTCTATGTCTCCCAACAG ATGTTTTTGATTGCATTGTCCCTTCCCTTGTATGCGGTCCATACTGTCAGTCAGCCATTGAGCATGTGGGACTTGGCAGCTACAGCTATCTGTTTATGTGGCATTGTGATAGCATACTTTTCTGATACACAGCTCTATGAGTTTGTGAATAGAAACAACAAGCTGAAGGAGCTCGGTAAACCTGTCGCTCCTGTTCTTGACAGTGGCTTGTGGTATTACTGCCGGCATCCGAATTACTTTGGTGAGCAGCTGTGGTGGTGGGGGCTGGCTGTATTTGCTTGGAATCTGGGACTTGGGTGGACCTTTATTGGAGCTTTGGTTAATACTATGTGTTTGGCTTATGTGACTAAGCTTGTGGAGGACCGAATgttgaaaaaagaaagtagaGCAAAAGCGTTTAGACTATATCAAAAGACAACTTCTGTGTGGATACCTTGGTTCAAGTCCTCTCCTTCAggagttaaaaataagaatgtttGA
- the LOC106778183 gene encoding probable inactive purple acid phosphatase 29 isoform X1: protein MISGKRNVFGTKGRTGLDFMVLVSTVWWLCLTAFSVSATTQADPPSPQPNQKLRFGQNGEFKILQVADMHYANGKSTPCLNVLPSQNFSCSDLNTTVFINRMIQAERPNLIVFTGDNIFGFDCTDSAKSLEAAFAPAIASNIPWVAVLGNHDQEGTLSREGVMKHIVGMKNTLSKFNPPEAHIIDGFGNYNLEVGGVEGSDFENKSVLNLYFLDSGDYSKVSTIFGYDWIKPSQQLWFQRTSAKLKKAYISGPLPQKDAAPGLTYFHIPLPEYASFDSSNMTGVKLEPDGNGISSASVNSGFFTTLVSAGDVKAVFTGHDHLNDFCGNLMNIQLCYAGGFGYHAYGKAGWPRRARVVVASLEKTEKGNWGDVKSIKTWKRLDDQHLTGIDGEVLWSKNSQCINSQTVPFYWSMLQLLGWVSITLA from the exons ATGATTTCTggtaaaagaaatgtttttggTACCAAGGGGAGAACGGGTTTAGATTTCATGGTTTTGGTGTCAACAGTATGGTGGCTTTGTTTGACTGCTTTCAGTGTCTCGGCTACAACACAAGCAGACCCCCCATCACCTCAACCGAATCAAAAGCTAAGGTTTGGCCAAAATGGAGAATTCAAGATATTGCAGGTGGCAGATATGCACTATGCAAATGGCAAGAGCACACCTTGCTTGAATGTGCTCCCTTCTCAGAATTTTTCTTGCTCTGACCTTAATACTACTGTCTTTATTAACAGAATGATCCAAGCTGAGAGGCCTAATCTTATTGTCTTCACCG GAGACAATATCTTTGGGTTTGATTGCACGGATTCAGCTAAATCCTTGGAGGCTGCATTTGCTCCTGCAATTGCATCAAACATTCCTTGGGTAGCTGTTTTGGGCAACCATGACCAGGAAGGAACCCTCTCTAGGGAAGGGGTGATGAAGCATATTGTTGGGATGAAAAACACCTTATCTAAATTCAATCCTCCTGAAGCACATATCATTGATGGTTTTGGGAACTATAACTTGGAGGTTGGAGGAGTTGAAGgctctgattttgaaaataaatcagTTCTCAACCTATACTTTCTTGATAGTGGAGATTATTCCAAAGTTTCTACAATTTTTGGTTATGATTGGATCAAGCCCTCCCAGCAACTTTGGTTCCAACGAACATCTGCAAAGCTTAAG AAAGCATATATAAGTGGACCCTTGCCTCAGAAAGATGCTGCTCCTGGTCTTACATATTTCCACATCCCTCTGCCAGAATATGCTAGTTTTGATTCATCAAACATGACTGGTGTGAAACTGGAACCGGATGGTAATGGCATTAGCTCTGCTTCTGTGAACTCTGGCTTCTTCACAACCTTGGTTTCAGCAGGAGATGTGAAGGCAGTTTTCACTGGCCATGATCACCTCAATGATTTCTGTGGAAATCTTATGAATATACAACTTTGTTATGCTGGGGGATTTGGATACCATGCTTATGGAAAGGCAGGGTGGCCTAGGAGAGCAAGAGTGGTGGTAGCTAGCTTGGAGAAAACAGAGAAAGGAAACTGGGGAGATGTTAAGTCAATTAAAACATGGAAACGCCTTGATGATCAACATCTTACTGGAATTGATGGCGAGGTCCTATGGAGCAAGAACTCTCAGTG TATCAATTCACAGACAGTGCCATTCTACTGGTCCATGCTACAGCTCCTTGGATGGGTTTCCATCACTTTGGCTTG A
- the LOC106778183 gene encoding probable inactive purple acid phosphatase 29 isoform X2 encodes MISGKRNVFGTKGRTGLDFMVLVSTVWWLCLTAFSVSATTQADPPSPQPNQKLRFGQNGEFKILQVADMHYANGKSTPCLNVLPSQNFSCSDLNTTVFINRMIQAERPNLIVFTGDNIFGFDCTDSAKSLEAAFAPAIASNIPWVAVLGNHDQEGTLSREGVMKHIVGMKNTLSKFNPPEAHIIDGFGNYNLEVGGVEGSDFENKSVLNLYFLDSGDYSKVSTIFGYDWIKPSQQLWFQRTSAKLKKAYISGPLPQKDAAPGLTYFHIPLPEYASFDSSNMTGVKLEPDGNGISSASVNSGFFTTLVSAGDVKAVFTGHDHLNDFCGNLMNIQLCYAGGFGYHAYGKAGWPRRARVVVASLEKTEKGNWGDVKSIKTWKRLDDQHLTGIDGEVLWSKNSQ; translated from the exons ATGATTTCTggtaaaagaaatgtttttggTACCAAGGGGAGAACGGGTTTAGATTTCATGGTTTTGGTGTCAACAGTATGGTGGCTTTGTTTGACTGCTTTCAGTGTCTCGGCTACAACACAAGCAGACCCCCCATCACCTCAACCGAATCAAAAGCTAAGGTTTGGCCAAAATGGAGAATTCAAGATATTGCAGGTGGCAGATATGCACTATGCAAATGGCAAGAGCACACCTTGCTTGAATGTGCTCCCTTCTCAGAATTTTTCTTGCTCTGACCTTAATACTACTGTCTTTATTAACAGAATGATCCAAGCTGAGAGGCCTAATCTTATTGTCTTCACCG GAGACAATATCTTTGGGTTTGATTGCACGGATTCAGCTAAATCCTTGGAGGCTGCATTTGCTCCTGCAATTGCATCAAACATTCCTTGGGTAGCTGTTTTGGGCAACCATGACCAGGAAGGAACCCTCTCTAGGGAAGGGGTGATGAAGCATATTGTTGGGATGAAAAACACCTTATCTAAATTCAATCCTCCTGAAGCACATATCATTGATGGTTTTGGGAACTATAACTTGGAGGTTGGAGGAGTTGAAGgctctgattttgaaaataaatcagTTCTCAACCTATACTTTCTTGATAGTGGAGATTATTCCAAAGTTTCTACAATTTTTGGTTATGATTGGATCAAGCCCTCCCAGCAACTTTGGTTCCAACGAACATCTGCAAAGCTTAAG AAAGCATATATAAGTGGACCCTTGCCTCAGAAAGATGCTGCTCCTGGTCTTACATATTTCCACATCCCTCTGCCAGAATATGCTAGTTTTGATTCATCAAACATGACTGGTGTGAAACTGGAACCGGATGGTAATGGCATTAGCTCTGCTTCTGTGAACTCTGGCTTCTTCACAACCTTGGTTTCAGCAGGAGATGTGAAGGCAGTTTTCACTGGCCATGATCACCTCAATGATTTCTGTGGAAATCTTATGAATATACAACTTTGTTATGCTGGGGGATTTGGATACCATGCTTATGGAAAGGCAGGGTGGCCTAGGAGAGCAAGAGTGGTGGTAGCTAGCTTGGAGAAAACAGAGAAAGGAAACTGGGGAGATGTTAAGTCAATTAAAACATGGAAACGCCTTGATGATCAACATCTTACTGGAATTGATGGCGAGGTCCTATGGAGCAAGAACTCTCAGTG A
- the LOC106778184 gene encoding chlorophyll a-b binding protein, chloroplastic, with product MASSCASSAIAAVAISTPSSKNGSLLGTAKASFLSGRKLRMNSFTAPVGARSSATVCAVADPDRPLWFPGSTPPPWLDGSLPGDFGFDPLGLGSDPESLRWNVQAEIVHSRWAMLGAAGIFIPEFLTKIGVLNTPSWYTAGELEYFTDTTTLFIVELIFIGWAEGRRWADIIKPGCVNTDPIFPNNKLTGTDVGYPGGLWFDPLGWGSGSPEKIKELRTKEIKNGRLAMLAVIGAWFQHIYTGTGPIDNLFAHLADPGHATIFAAFTPK from the exons ATGGCTTCCTCCTGTGCTTCCTCTGCCATTGCAGCTGTTGCCATCTCCACCCCAAG TTCGAAAAATGGATCACTGTTGGGAACCGCAAAAGCTTCTTTTCTCAGTGGAAGAAAACTGAGGATGAACAGTTTCACAGCACCAGTTGGAGCACGATCCAGCGCTACAGTGTGCGCAGTTGCTGACCCTGATAGGCCTCTGTGGTTCCCAGGAAGCACCCCTCCTCCATGGCTAGATGGCAGTTTGCCTGGAGATTTTGGTTTTGATCCCCTCGGTCTTG GATCTGATCCTGAGAGCTTGAGATGGAATGTTCAGGCAGAGATTGTGCACTCCAGATGGGCCATGTTGGGTGCGGCTGGCATTTTCATCCCAGAATTCCTCACAAAGATTGGTGTCCTTAACACCCCTTCATGGTACACTGCTGGAGAGTTGGAGTACTTCACAGACACTACCACACTGTTCATAGTTGAGCTCATTTTCATTGGGTGGGCTGAGGGTAGAAGATGGGCTGACATCATCAAGCCAGGCTGTGTCAACACTGACCCCATCTTTCCCAACAACAAGCTCACAGGAACTGATGTTGGGTACCCAGGTGGGCTTTGGTTTGACCCACTTGGCTGGGGAAGTGGTTCTCCTGAGAAGATCAAAGAGTTGAGAACAAAGGAGATCAAGAATGGGAGGTTGGCCATGTTGGCTGTGATAGGTGCATGGTTCCAGCACATATACACTGGCACTGGTCCTATTGACAACCTCTTTGCTCACCTTGCAGATCCGGGTCATGCTACTATTTTTGCT GCTTTCACTCCCAAGTAA
- the LOC106778187 gene encoding ribosome production factor 1: MGGKRRKNDDSDAEESEAASSKRKKTVATEKKDQLRPSMIKNKEKRSEVHAKLKHQKKLDKRAKAKARDAAVKKALELGEELPEKKVPRTIENTREFDETVCKPDDEELFAGNDADEFSSILHQQQTAKILITTCRFNSSRGPAFISELLSVIPNAHYYKRGTYDLKKIVEYAKNKDFTSVIVVHTNRREPDALLIIGVPNGPTAHFKLSKLVLRKDIKNHGTPTSHKPELVLNNFTTRLGSRIGRLIQSLFPQDPEFKGRRVVTFHNQRDFIFFRHHRYIFEKKEVKKAESKGKKDKGDKSDNVPEQKVIARLQECGPRFTLKLISLQNGTFDTKGGEYEWVHKAEMDTSRRRFFL, from the exons ATGGGCGGAAAGAGGAGGAAGAACGACGACTCGGATGCGGAAGAATCAGAAGCAGCGTCCTCCAAGAGGAAGAAGACAGTGGCGACGGAGAAGAAGGACCAGTTACGTCCTTCAATGATAAAGAACAAAGAGAAGAGATCTGAGGTGCACGCGAAGTTGAAGCACCAGAAGAAGCTCGACAAGCGCGCTAAGGCCAAGGCTCGTGATGCAGCTGTCAAGAAAGCTCTCGAACTCGGTGAAGAG CTTCCGGAGAAGAAGGTCCCTCGCACAATCGAAAACACTAGGGAGTTCGACGAGACCGTTTGCAAGCCCGACGACGAAGAG TTGTTTGCAGGGAATGATGCTGATGAATTCAGTTCAATTTTGCATCAGCAACAAACTGCCAAGATATTAATCACCACTTGCCGCTTCAATTCTAGT AGGGGACCTGCGTTTATATCGGAGTTGCTATCTGTTATACCAAATGCTCATTACTATAAGAGAGGAACATATGATCTAAAAAAG ATTGTAGAATATGCAAAGAATAAGGACTTCACTTCTGTTATAGTTGTTCACACCAATCGTAGGGAACCAG ATGCTCTTCTAATAATTGGTGTACCTAATGGGCCCACTGCTCATTTCAAGCTGTCGAAGCTTGTTTTGCGCAAGGATATTAAG AATCATGGAACACCAACAAGTCACAAGCCTGAGCTTGTACTGAATAACTTCACAACACGTCTAGGGTCTCGAATTGGAAG GTTGATACAGTCTCTTTTTCCTCAAGATCCAGAATTTAAAGGCCGACGAGTAGTCACCTTCCACAACCAgagagattttattttcttccggCATCACCG GTacatttttgaaaagaaagaagttaAAAAAGCTGAGTCCAAGGGTAAAAAGGACAAAGGTGACAAGAGTGATAATGTTCCTGAACAGAAAGTAATTGCTCGGCTTCAG GAATGTGGCCCTCGTTTCACCTTGAAGTTGATTAGCCTGCAGAATGGAACCTTTGACACAAAGGGTGGGGAATATGAGTGGGTTCACAAG gcGGAAATGGATACAAGTCGAAGAAGGTTTTTCCTATGA